The Bernardetia litoralis DSM 6794 genome includes a window with the following:
- the metF gene encoding methylenetetrahydrofolate reductase [NAD(P)H], whose translation MKVIEHLNTNKGKTLFSFELIPPLKGESIQSIFDAMNPLMEFNPPFVDVTYHREEYVYKIREGGLLERKVTRKRPGTVGICAAIMNRYQVDAVPHIICGGFSKEETENALIDLSFLGIENVLALRGDAVKSEGSFIPEKDGHNYAVDLIGQIVDMNKGDYIDDDLPHPIPTNFCIGVAGYPEKHFEAPNLNSDMNALKAKVDAGAEYIVTQMFFDNAKYFEFVEKCREFGINVPIIPGLKPFTTKKQLSVLPRIFHIDIPDDLVTAVSACKDNKAVVEVGIEWAVQQSKELMKKDVPCLHYYTMGRSRATEKIAAQLF comes from the coding sequence TTGAAAGTTATTGAACATTTAAACACAAATAAAGGTAAAACTCTTTTCTCATTCGAACTTATTCCACCACTCAAGGGCGAAAGTATTCAATCTATTTTTGATGCAATGAACCCTTTAATGGAATTTAATCCTCCTTTTGTTGATGTTACCTATCATAGAGAAGAATATGTTTATAAAATTCGTGAAGGAGGGCTTTTAGAAAGAAAAGTAACTCGCAAACGCCCTGGAACGGTTGGTATTTGTGCTGCTATCATGAATCGTTATCAAGTAGATGCTGTTCCTCATATTATCTGTGGAGGGTTTTCGAAAGAAGAAACTGAAAATGCGCTTATAGATTTATCTTTTTTAGGAATTGAAAATGTACTTGCGCTTCGTGGAGATGCTGTTAAGTCAGAAGGTTCTTTTATTCCAGAAAAAGATGGACATAATTACGCTGTTGATTTGATTGGACAGATTGTAGATATGAATAAAGGAGATTATATTGATGATGATTTGCCTCACCCAATTCCGACAAATTTTTGTATTGGTGTGGCTGGTTATCCTGAAAAGCACTTTGAAGCCCCTAATTTGAATAGTGATATGAATGCTTTAAAAGCAAAAGTAGATGCTGGAGCTGAGTATATTGTTACACAAATGTTTTTTGATAATGCAAAATATTTTGAGTTTGTAGAAAAATGTAGAGAATTTGGAATTAATGTTCCAATTATACCTGGTTTGAAACCTTTTACTACCAAAAAACAGCTAAGTGTCTTGCCACGTATTTTTCATATTGATATTCCAGATGATTTAGTAACTGCTGTTTCGGCTTGTAAAGACAATAAAGCTGTGGTAGAAGTAGGTATTGAATGGGCTGTTCAGCAGTCCAAAGAATTGATGAAAAAAGATGTTCCTTGTTTGCATTATTATACAATGGGACGCTCAAGAGCAACCGAAAAAATTGCAGCACAGTTGTTTTGA
- a CDS encoding sodium:solute symporter family protein, whose amino-acid sequence MILELADWLIIVSFLLLTLGIGIYYTKKASGSTEDFFLGGRNLPWWVAGTSMVATTFAADTPLLVTELVVKNGISGNWIWWNGLIGGMLTTFLFAKLWRKAKVITDLEFIELRYSGKVAEFLRGFRAVYLGLFFNAVIIAWVNFALAALLHVFFDIPEEQTIFYVAAAMVIVVIYSSLSGLLGVAITDVVQFVLAMTGCIVLTYLVLDSPKIGGVAGLVEKLPANTLNFFPQIGGSTGAGLMQNGVQMLTISLATFFAYVGIQWWASWYPGAEPGGGGYVVQRMMSAKDEEHAFKATLFFQLAHYGLRPWVWILVALSAIILYPNPAEGKEGLGYVMAMKEFLPAGWRGLLLVAFFAAYMSTISTQLNWGASYLINDLYQRFYKPKASSKELVTVSRIATLVIMLVGLFASTQVTSLKDAFEFLIEAGAGLGAVLILRWYWWRINVFSELAATIAPIIGVLLNRTILHLESPYSLFFILGFTTISWVLITFLTQPTDKKTLQKFYKRVKPQGSWKPIRISLNLPKPKNQLPYMIAAWFVGIALGYSFLFGIGYIIFSKWTSFGVAFMVFLGSILAINWLVKKIAEK is encoded by the coding sequence ATGATACTTGAACTTGCCGACTGGCTCATCATCGTTTCTTTTCTGCTTCTCACTTTAGGAATCGGAATTTATTACACCAAAAAAGCAAGTGGCTCAACCGAAGATTTTTTTCTTGGTGGTCGCAACCTTCCTTGGTGGGTGGCAGGTACTTCTATGGTTGCTACTACTTTTGCAGCCGATACGCCTCTTTTGGTAACTGAATTAGTTGTAAAAAATGGAATTAGTGGAAATTGGATTTGGTGGAACGGCTTAATAGGTGGAATGCTCACAACTTTCCTTTTTGCAAAACTATGGCGAAAAGCAAAAGTAATCACAGATTTAGAATTTATAGAATTGCGTTATTCTGGAAAAGTCGCTGAGTTTTTACGTGGTTTTCGTGCTGTTTATTTAGGACTTTTTTTTAATGCTGTCATTATTGCGTGGGTAAATTTTGCCTTAGCTGCTCTTTTGCATGTATTTTTTGATATTCCAGAAGAACAAACCATTTTTTATGTTGCTGCTGCAATGGTAATTGTTGTGATTTATTCTAGTCTTTCGGGGCTTTTAGGGGTTGCAATTACTGATGTTGTACAATTTGTTTTGGCAATGACAGGCTGTATTGTTCTTACTTATTTGGTTTTGGATAGTCCAAAAATTGGTGGTGTGGCTGGTTTGGTAGAAAAATTACCTGCAAATACACTCAATTTTTTTCCTCAAATTGGAGGTTCGACTGGCGCAGGATTAATGCAAAATGGCGTTCAGATGCTTACTATTAGTTTGGCTACTTTTTTTGCTTATGTTGGCATTCAATGGTGGGCAAGTTGGTATCCAGGAGCAGAACCGGGAGGTGGTGGATATGTGGTGCAGCGCATGATGTCTGCCAAAGATGAAGAACATGCCTTCAAAGCAACATTGTTTTTTCAATTAGCTCATTATGGTTTGCGTCCTTGGGTTTGGATTTTGGTGGCACTTTCTGCAATTATTTTGTATCCAAATCCTGCTGAAGGAAAAGAAGGTTTGGGTTATGTAATGGCAATGAAAGAATTTTTGCCTGCTGGTTGGCGTGGACTTTTATTAGTTGCTTTTTTTGCTGCTTATATGAGTACAATTTCTACACAATTAAACTGGGGCGCAAGTTATTTAATCAATGATTTGTATCAGCGTTTTTATAAACCAAAGGCATCTTCAAAAGAATTAGTAACCGTTTCAAGAATTGCCACGCTTGTAATTATGCTTGTTGGGCTTTTTGCTTCTACACAAGTAACTTCGCTAAAAGATGCTTTTGAGTTTTTGATAGAAGCAGGCGCAGGACTGGGAGCAGTTTTGATTTTGCGTTGGTATTGGTGGAGAATTAATGTTTTTAGTGAACTTGCTGCGACGATTGCGCCTATTATTGGAGTGCTTTTAAATAGAACAATTTTACATTTAGAATCTCCTTATTCTCTATTTTTTATTTTAGGATTTACAACAATTAGCTGGGTTTTGATTACATTTTTAACCCAACCAACAGATAAAAAAACTCTTCAAAAATTTTACAAACGAGTAAAACCACAAGGAAGTTGGAAGCCTATTCGTATTTCATTAAATCTTCCAAAACCAAAAAATCAGTTGCCTTACATGATTGCTGCTTGGTTTGTCGGAATTGCTTTAGGATATAGTTTTTTATTCGGAATTGGTTATATTATTTTTTCTAAATGGACATCTTTTGGAGTTGCTTTTATGGTTTTTCTAGGAAGTATTTTGGCTATAAATTGGCTTGTAAAGAAAATTGCAGAAAAATAA
- a CDS encoding lipocalin family protein, with product MASAWKYDVNANLKSGSESTEDEAGVSSDIQLKGDVGAMANFVAETLTFGRDTKDETKLSYSKKIGEGLLSSSTLGYWTMSEDGKTISMAAWDNKAGKEKAPVNYTIVELTDDKLVLMKEGEDTKKIYKKK from the coding sequence ATGGCATCGGCTTGGAAATACGATGTAAATGCAAATCTTAAAAGTGGTTCAGAAAGTACCGAAGATGAAGCAGGAGTAAGCTCAGATATTCAACTTAAAGGAGATGTGGGCGCAATGGCTAATTTTGTAGCTGAAACACTTACTTTTGGAAGAGATACAAAAGATGAAACCAAACTTTCTTATAGTAAAAAAATAGGAGAAGGTCTTTTGTCTTCTTCTACATTAGGTTATTGGACAATGTCAGAAGATGGAAAAACAATCTCTATGGCAGCATGGGACAATAAAGCAGGAAAAGAAAAAGCTCCTGTAAACTATACTATTGTTGAGCTTACAGATGACAAACTTGTATTAATGAAAGAAGGAGAAGACACAAAGAAAATTTATAAAAAGAAATAA
- a CDS encoding NAD(P)/FAD-dependent oxidoreductase produces MEKEFDYLIIGQGLAGSILAYTLLEKGKKVLVLDEPKLQNCSKIAAGICNPITGRNLVRTWKSRELFTFLNDFYPKLEKQFNSNFFFSVPIYRPFQTLEQQQDWSAQEEKATEEVIYPKNPLFEKNVNEPLGGLLIKNGGHLRTDIFLEAIKKYLIEHNAYQEKLFDFDDLMLNDKATKESYQKVVYQDIKANHIIFCRGVLDKTNPFFDKLPIAPAKGEILHIDFDKIEENKSHQNQEMIRKLNQFILNKGCWLVPFKDKIIENNLNNKVNGLDENVITTFRTGSTYNHDDLTLKPTEEARQEIETKLKGVLNLDYQVTKQEVGIRPSTRTRYPLMGTHKDYPQMSIFNGFGAKGVSMIPYFANEFVEHLFNGKELDKILRVNKWLLK; encoded by the coding sequence ATGGAGAAAGAATTTGATTATTTGATTATTGGACAAGGTTTGGCTGGTTCTATTTTGGCTTATACACTTCTTGAAAAAGGAAAAAAAGTACTAGTTTTGGATGAACCCAAACTTCAAAATTGTTCGAAAATAGCAGCAGGAATTTGTAATCCTATTACAGGAAGAAACCTTGTTAGAACGTGGAAAAGTAGAGAATTATTTACCTTCTTGAATGATTTTTATCCAAAATTAGAAAAACAATTTAATAGCAATTTCTTTTTTTCTGTTCCTATTTATCGTCCTTTTCAAACTTTAGAACAACAACAGGATTGGTCAGCTCAAGAAGAAAAAGCAACCGAAGAAGTAATTTATCCTAAAAATCCTTTGTTTGAAAAAAATGTAAATGAACCTTTGGGAGGGCTGTTAATCAAAAATGGAGGACATTTACGAACAGATATTTTCTTAGAAGCAATCAAAAAATATCTGATAGAACACAATGCGTATCAAGAAAAATTATTTGACTTTGATGATTTAATGTTGAATGATAAGGCTACAAAAGAAAGTTATCAAAAAGTAGTTTACCAAGATATAAAAGCAAATCATATTATTTTTTGTAGAGGAGTTTTGGATAAGACAAATCCATTTTTTGATAAATTGCCTATCGCTCCAGCAAAAGGCGAAATTTTGCATATTGATTTTGATAAAATAGAAGAAAACAAAAGCCATCAAAATCAAGAAATGATTCGAAAATTAAATCAATTTATTCTAAATAAAGGCTGTTGGCTTGTTCCTTTTAAAGATAAAATAATTGAAAATAATTTGAATAACAAAGTAAATGGTTTAGATGAAAATGTAATTACTACTTTTCGTACAGGTTCTACCTATAATCACGATGATTTGACTTTAAAGCCGACAGAGGAAGCAAGGCAAGAAATTGAAACAAAATTGAAAGGTGTTCTGAATCTTGATTACCAAGTAACAAAGCAAGAAGTGGGCATTCGTCCATCTACACGCACCCGTTATCCACTTATGGGAACGCACAAAGATTATCCTCAAATGAGTATTTTTAATGGTTTTGGTGCAAAAGGTGTTTCTATGATTCCTTATTTCGCAAACGAGTTTGTGGAGCATTTATTCAATGGAAAAGAATTAGATAAAATACTTAGGGTTAATAAATGGCTCTTGAAATAA
- a CDS encoding TlpA disulfide reductase family protein, whose translation MKKTIYFSFVFFVLLLSILGCDSKKKLPTNEYLVEGNINNLSQDMKLVVSDISTKDIVPLYEVAVKKNDKFKLKGEITEPTPFYLTLIRESDSTFSPSDNLVVFFEPSKMEIQADAGKLSEAKIKGSRSHSHFEMYRKGTIGYEKSMKEFTVKAMNSSQIGDTATYQAAMSEYENQYEEWTTYNKKFIAEDSIDYAVRSFLAVNYMLEEDYLTELETLVQGKKSTWTNQINSFINQVKTISVGQNAPDIATLQNVESESISISRLEKKPTILYFWASFEPKSVSQVQQFGLLETVKMKKEYQFIGISLDSDIDAWKQTIKQLPESHTQLIDTSSDQNAAITYHLTSLPLFVVLDSNQKMIYKANSIEKLNAFLMK comes from the coding sequence ATGAAAAAAACTATTTATTTTTCGTTTGTGTTTTTTGTTCTTCTACTTTCTATCTTAGGTTGTGATTCTAAGAAAAAATTACCCACAAACGAATATCTAGTGGAAGGTAATATTAATAATCTATCTCAAGATATGAAACTGGTTGTTTCGGATATCAGTACAAAAGATATTGTACCTCTTTATGAAGTGGCTGTCAAGAAAAATGATAAGTTCAAACTCAAAGGAGAAATTACTGAACCAACTCCTTTTTATCTTACCTTGATTAGAGAATCAGATAGTACATTTTCGCCTTCGGATAATTTGGTAGTATTTTTTGAGCCTTCAAAAATGGAAATTCAAGCTGATGCAGGAAAACTTTCTGAAGCAAAAATTAAAGGCTCTCGTTCGCATTCTCATTTTGAAATGTACAGAAAAGGAACAATAGGCTATGAAAAAAGCATGAAAGAATTTACTGTAAAGGCAATGAATAGTTCACAGATTGGAGATACTGCAACCTATCAAGCTGCCATGTCAGAATATGAAAATCAGTATGAAGAATGGACAACTTATAATAAAAAATTTATTGCAGAAGATTCTATTGATTATGCTGTGCGTTCGTTTTTGGCAGTTAATTATATGTTAGAAGAAGATTATTTGACAGAGTTAGAAACTTTAGTGCAAGGAAAAAAATCAACTTGGACAAATCAAATTAATTCATTTATCAATCAAGTAAAAACTATTTCGGTAGGGCAAAATGCTCCTGATATTGCAACACTTCAAAATGTAGAATCTGAATCAATTTCTATTTCTAGATTAGAAAAAAAACCAACAATTCTTTATTTTTGGGCTTCTTTTGAACCAAAATCTGTTTCTCAAGTACAGCAATTTGGGCTTTTAGAAACTGTCAAAATGAAAAAAGAATATCAATTTATAGGAATTTCTTTAGATTCTGATATTGATGCATGGAAACAAACTATCAAACAATTACCTGAAAGTCATACACAACTTATTGATACCTCTTCTGACCAAAATGCTGCAATTACTTATCATTTGACAAGTTTGCCGTTATTTGTGGTTTTAGATTCAAATCAAAAAATGATTTATAAAGCAAATTCAATAGAAAAATTGAATGCTTTTTTGATGAAATAA
- a CDS encoding OmpA family protein has translation MKQNSLLITLVLLLFSFASSFAQNAEVIEKVEFINVSKNKTNFPEGQINSIAIDKNDTKWVATESGLVAFYADSTVRTFNRAGEYDSLIDKVSSIRFDKKGTIWLGTFSNDIVSVVNLDAYGEYIWHTEIPTFSNKSFYINSIDVDSKGGKWIATAEGGLWHIAADNKKTIYNQQIDPNIPSDVINAVTVDNNDVVWVGTSAGMFNIKNGKFKDAFDVTNDGYGYDNVLHIDLKPDGNLCVTSLNRKGKQFLVCNQEMFQMSKRVTKSSSFTFNDVLVTPNENVWIAGNKGIIRFSKDDDPIFYDQDSGLVVSSVTALAYDVNGDIWLGTPEEGLFKMQFKTIEIPKEAKIIAMVDVEEKIPEIKTETEIIEPTIEIAKIEVPKVIFNKKEIKKGEAISLENIEFNIKSYSLNNAEGVQTLVDFMKKNSKVRIEISGHTDKDPHPAHPSYARIAKQQLDLSSQRVNTVYRYLIDRGIDASRIEKKAFGGTKPLVNFNSSENRRVEMKILEVE, from the coding sequence ATGAAACAAAACAGTTTACTTATCACCTTAGTTTTACTCCTTTTTTCGTTTGCTTCTTCCTTTGCTCAAAATGCAGAAGTAATAGAAAAAGTTGAGTTTATAAATGTCAGTAAGAACAAAACGAACTTCCCAGAAGGACAAATAAATTCTATTGCCATTGATAAGAATGACACAAAATGGGTAGCTACTGAAAGTGGATTAGTTGCTTTTTACGCTGATTCTACGGTCAGAACTTTTAACAGAGCAGGAGAGTATGATTCTTTGATAGACAAAGTAAGTTCAATTCGTTTTGATAAAAAAGGAACTATTTGGCTGGGCACTTTTTCGAATGACATTGTTAGTGTTGTCAATCTTGATGCTTATGGCGAGTATATTTGGCACACCGAAATACCGACTTTTAGTAATAAGAGTTTTTATATTAATTCAATTGATGTAGATTCAAAAGGTGGAAAATGGATTGCTACGGCAGAAGGTGGACTTTGGCACATTGCAGCAGACAATAAAAAGACAATTTATAATCAACAAATTGACCCAAATATTCCTAGTGATGTCATTAATGCTGTAACAGTAGATAATAATGATGTTGTTTGGGTGGGAACAAGTGCGGGAATGTTTAATATTAAAAATGGAAAATTTAAAGATGCTTTTGATGTAACCAATGATGGTTATGGCTATGATAATGTTTTGCATATTGATTTGAAACCTGATGGCAATTTGTGTGTAACATCTCTTAATCGCAAAGGAAAGCAGTTTTTGGTATGTAATCAAGAGATGTTTCAGATGTCAAAGCGAGTTACAAAATCTAGTAGTTTTACATTTAATGATGTTTTGGTTACACCAAATGAAAATGTTTGGATAGCAGGAAATAAAGGAATTATTAGATTTTCAAAAGATGACGATCCTATTTTTTATGACCAAGATTCAGGATTAGTAGTAAGTTCAGTTACGGCTTTGGCGTATGATGTAAATGGTGATATTTGGCTTGGAACTCCAGAAGAAGGATTGTTTAAGATGCAATTTAAGACAATAGAAATTCCAAAAGAGGCAAAAATTATAGCTATGGTAGATGTAGAAGAAAAAATACCTGAAATAAAAACAGAAACAGAAATTATAGAACCGACTATTGAAATTGCAAAAATTGAAGTTCCGAAAGTGATTTTTAATAAAAAAGAAATCAAAAAAGGGGAAGCTATTAGCTTAGAAAATATTGAGTTTAATATCAAAAGTTATTCGCTCAATAATGCAGAAGGGGTACAAACTTTAGTTGATTTTATGAAGAAAAATTCAAAGGTAAGAATTGAAATTTCTGGACATACCGATAAAGACCCACATCCAGCGCATCCAAGTTATGCACGAATAGCAAAACAGCAATTAGATTTATCTTCACAACGTGTAAATACAGTGTATAGATATTTGATAGATAGAGGAATTGATGCTTCAAGAATAGAGAAAAAAGCCTTTGGAGGCACAAAACCTTTAGTAAATTTTAATTCTTCTGAGAATAGAAGAGTGGAAATGAAAATTTTGGAAGTGGAGTAA
- a CDS encoding YeiH family protein has translation MKDKLIPIVFFACLLACWLPYVNSPIALVAGLIFSHFLKNPFPNQTAKATKKLLKVAVIGLGFGLNVQMAISASQNGIGLVIGSIFFTLGVGLFLGKILKVENKLAQLITVGTAICGGSAIAAFSPVIDADNSQISVSLGVVFLLNSVALLIFPVLGHFFNLSPQDFGMWAAIAIHDTSSVVGAAEAFSEESLKIATTLKLVRALWIIPLVLLSVLASKLSSKNEIDTNSKDNSIIKPTPKITIPYFIGLFVVAILINTYVPFVTEYSSYLVWIAKKLLVTTLFLIGLSLSIDKIKKVGWRPLALGITLWVLISVGSLLIISN, from the coding sequence TTGAAAGATAAACTAATTCCGATTGTATTTTTTGCCTGTCTTTTAGCTTGTTGGCTTCCTTATGTAAATAGTCCGATTGCACTTGTGGCAGGGCTTATATTCTCTCATTTTCTCAAAAATCCGTTTCCAAATCAAACAGCAAAAGCTACAAAAAAACTTCTAAAAGTAGCTGTAATTGGTTTGGGTTTTGGGCTTAATGTTCAAATGGCTATTTCGGCTAGTCAGAATGGTATTGGTTTGGTAATAGGAAGTATCTTTTTTACTTTAGGAGTAGGATTATTTTTAGGTAAAATATTAAAAGTGGAAAATAAACTCGCTCAACTTATTACAGTAGGTACAGCTATTTGTGGTGGAAGTGCTATTGCTGCTTTTTCGCCTGTTATTGATGCTGATAATTCTCAAATTTCAGTTTCTTTGGGTGTCGTTTTTCTTTTAAACTCAGTTGCATTGCTTATTTTTCCTGTTTTGGGGCATTTTTTTAATCTTTCGCCTCAAGATTTTGGAATGTGGGCAGCAATTGCAATTCATGATACAAGTTCGGTGGTGGGAGCAGCAGAGGCTTTTAGCGAAGAATCTTTAAAAATTGCGACTACTCTAAAACTTGTGCGTGCGCTTTGGATTATTCCTTTAGTTTTACTTTCTGTTTTGGCTTCAAAACTTTCTTCAAAAAATGAAATTGACACTAACTCAAAAGATAATAGTATAATAAAACCAACTCCAAAAATTACAATTCCTTATTTTATTGGGCTTTTTGTTGTTGCAATTTTGATAAATACATATGTTCCTTTTGTAACAGAATACTCTTCTTATTTAGTTTGGATTGCTAAAAAACTGCTCGTTACAACGCTTTTCTTGATTGGTCTTAGTTTATCGATTGATAAAATTAAAAAAGTAGGTTGGCGACCATTGGCTTTAGGTATTACTTTATGGGTTTTGATTTCAGTAGGTTCTTTGCTGATAATCTCAAATTAA
- a CDS encoding glycosyltransferase family 2 protein, translating into MPTYNRANLIVATLDSIFNQIFDRELEGEIIFYEVILVDDGSTDTTREVIETTYLDTNSEKFESRLRYFQKDNEERSAARNFGIDKARGSYILFFDSDDFMQSHHLQTLYTTIKENPEAQFLATKFEFENEGKIFPSHISHLKEGFYDYKLILEGSYFGTLVCFDRKLIESKEGLKPFPTEFNICEDWIFLFRNLFAHNIPIYVIDKTTITVNDHPNRSMADNQKVILARLEATIFLENEVELSNSELNILKGYSYQFCAVHSYIDKNRKQAFGFWKKMVSYLGYNKNTITLGIKVLIGKSVIEKLK; encoded by the coding sequence ATTCCCACCTATAATCGTGCAAATTTGATTGTAGCTACTTTAGATTCTATTTTTAATCAAATTTTTGATAGAGAATTAGAAGGTGAAATCATTTTTTATGAGGTAATTTTGGTAGATGATGGAAGTACAGATACTACAAGAGAGGTTATCGAAACTACTTATTTAGATACAAATTCTGAGAAATTTGAATCTCGTTTACGATATTTTCAAAAAGATAATGAAGAGCGTTCGGCAGCACGAAATTTTGGAATTGATAAAGCAAGAGGAAGTTATATTCTCTTTTTTGATTCGGATGATTTTATGCAATCGCATCATTTACAAACACTTTATACAACGATAAAAGAAAATCCAGAAGCACAGTTTTTGGCTACAAAGTTTGAGTTTGAGAATGAAGGTAAAATATTTCCATCTCACATTTCACATCTCAAAGAAGGTTTTTATGATTATAAATTAATTTTAGAAGGTTCTTATTTTGGTACGTTGGTTTGTTTTGATAGAAAATTAATTGAAAGCAAAGAAGGTTTAAAGCCATTTCCAACAGAATTTAATATCTGTGAAGATTGGATTTTTTTGTTTAGGAATTTATTTGCTCACAATATTCCAATTTATGTAATCGATAAGACGACAATTACAGTAAATGACCATCCTAATCGTTCGATGGCAGATAATCAAAAAGTTATTTTGGCAAGATTAGAAGCGACTATTTTTTTAGAAAATGAAGTAGAACTTTCTAATTCTGAATTGAATATTTTAAAAGGTTATTCCTATCAATTTTGTGCTGTTCATTCCTACATTGACAAAAATAGAAAACAAGCATTTGGTTTTTGGAAAAAAATGGTTTCCTATTTAGGATATAATAAAAATACAATTACTTTAGGAATAAAGGTTTTGATAGGAAAAAGTGTTATAGAAAAATTGAAGTAA
- a CDS encoding DinB family protein has product MIPFPSSNEYASFYTNYIRLIGEYIAKNEVEDIAEILTKIGEETKQIFSNLSEQEALFRYQKEKWSIKEVLGHLIDTEQIMSYRALSFYRREKESLAGFDQNEYVKNANFDQTPLADLLERYETVRKSSVALFKSFDAEKTAEIGQANNHPMSVRAIVYMIAGHEIHHLQILEERYKINS; this is encoded by the coding sequence ATGATTCCATTTCCAAGTTCAAACGAATATGCGTCTTTTTATACCAACTATATACGACTAATTGGCGAGTATATTGCAAAAAATGAAGTTGAAGATATTGCAGAAATTCTTACAAAAATAGGAGAAGAAACAAAACAAATCTTTTCAAATCTTTCAGAACAAGAAGCTCTATTTAGATATCAAAAAGAAAAGTGGAGTATCAAAGAAGTTTTAGGGCATCTAATTGATACAGAGCAAATTATGTCGTATCGTGCTTTGTCTTTTTATCGTAGAGAAAAAGAATCTTTGGCTGGTTTTGACCAAAATGAATATGTGAAAAATGCTAATTTTGACCAAACTCCTCTTGCTGATTTGTTAGAAAGATATGAAACTGTTCGTAAGTCTTCGGTTGCTCTTTTTAAAAGTTTTGATGCTGAGAAAACAGCAGAAATAGGACAAGCAAATAATCATCCTATGTCAGTTCGTGCTATCGTTTATATGATTGCAGGACACGAAATACATCATTTACAGATTTTAGAAGAGCGTTATAAAATCAATTCTTAA
- the gldN gene encoding gliding motility protein GldN: MKKQNKNIFNILKKGIVGMAALVCGVTFSANAQEFGMEYAQDGYNHNSIRPLHESHIMYKKTLWFRMSLKEKQNLPFFAAENEITKVIIDAVKLGIIRPYANDSLRTRMSQEEFLENLTIPSEEVQLTEEEIAMGFTSDDLGGFGGGGDDWGSGGDGGGGDGGGGDGAEAETAANEFYPNQLHLLELKEDLLFDNKHSRMKHDIQAITIIIPAEMNPSTGLEKKLAAFSYKELVQNLFRDNSQAIWYNEHNNRHHRNLEEAFDLRLFNARVIKYDNAKNDMIIDIYEDDRSALIAAQQYEHQLVEYESHLWEN; the protein is encoded by the coding sequence ATGAAGAAACAAAACAAAAATATATTCAATATCCTTAAAAAAGGAATTGTTGGAATGGCTGCTCTTGTATGTGGAGTTACTTTCTCAGCAAATGCTCAAGAATTTGGGATGGAATATGCTCAAGATGGCTACAATCACAACTCTATTCGTCCTTTGCATGAATCGCATATTATGTATAAAAAGACACTTTGGTTCAGAATGTCTTTAAAAGAAAAACAAAATTTGCCTTTCTTTGCTGCAGAAAATGAAATTACAAAAGTAATTATTGATGCTGTAAAATTAGGAATTATTCGTCCGTATGCAAATGATTCTTTACGTACTCGTATGTCTCAAGAAGAGTTTTTAGAAAACCTTACTATTCCTTCAGAAGAAGTACAACTTACAGAAGAAGAAATTGCGATGGGCTTTACATCAGACGACCTTGGTGGTTTTGGTGGTGGTGGTGATGATTGGGGGTCTGGTGGCGATGGTGGTGGAGGCGATGGTGGTGGAGGCGATGGTGCTGAAGCTGAAACTGCTGCTAATGAGTTTTATCCAAACCAACTTCATTTATTAGAACTTAAAGAAGATTTATTATTTGATAATAAACACTCTCGTATGAAGCACGATATTCAAGCAATTACAATTATTATTCCTGCTGAAATGAATCCTTCAACAGGTTTAGAGAAAAAATTAGCTGCATTTTCATACAAAGAATTAGTTCAAAACCTTTTCCGTGATAACTCACAAGCAATTTGGTACAATGAACACAATAATCGCCATCACAGAAATTTAGAAGAAGCATTTGATTTACGTTTATTCAATGCTCGTGTTATCAAATATGATAATGCTAAAAACGATATGATTATTGATATTTATGAAGACGATCGTTCTGCACTTATTGCAGCTCAACAATACGAACATCAATTAGTAGAATATGAAAGTCATCTTTGGGAAAACTAA